The Bosea sp. AS-1 region AGCAGCTCGATGCGCTCGCGGGCTGTCAACTTGCCGCGCTTGTGCTGCGCTTCGATGCGCCGCTCGCCGCCACCCTTGCGGGCGCCCTCGCGGCGCGCTTCGAGCTGTTCGAGAATGTCCTTCATGGCGGGATCCCGGAGCCGACGAAATGGTCGGCATCCGGCTTAAGGGGCAGCGGCGCGGGAGTCTACGCCTCGCAGCATCCGGCTTTTGGCTAGCCGTATGCGAGCAACAGCACGGCCGCATCGAATTCCTGGCGGCGGATGCTGCGGCGCTCGGCAGCTTCCTCATCCTGGCCCCAGACGGAAATCTGGTAGTCCTCGTCGAGATGGGCCGCATCCCAGGTGGCGTCTGGCCCGATCAGCCGGTTGGCGAGCGCGAGCATCAAGATCGCGGAACCGGTCAGCGTCATGACATTGTGTGCCCCCGCGAGGGCGAGAGGGGCGGGAATGGCATCGACCTTCCGAGCGAAGGCCGCCAGCGTATCAATGGGCTGTTCGGCGAAGACCACGCCCTCCGAGAGCACGAAGCGAGCGCCGATCAGTGCTTCGACCTCGCGCAGAATGGGCTGCCAGACGGCATCCTGCCGCGCGACCAGCTCTGCCGGCTCCCCGGCGCGATAGCAGAGCGCATCGGATGCGGCGTAACGGACGATCTCGGCGCGAACCGCCGCTTCCTGATCGACGACGCCGTCGAGTGCCGAGTTGACGAGCCGGGTGAGCGGCATCCGGGCCGGGTCGATGCGCTCGGCCTGCGCGTGCCATTCGGCCGCAAGCGCCTCGGCAACGTCGCGCACGCCGACGGCGAGCGGCCTGCGCGCGGGGGTGCGGGCAGTGCGCCCGTCGAGCGCGACATGGAAGAGGCCATCGCGCTCCAGCACGCCGGCTTCCTTGTAAAAGCGGGCGGGCAGGGGATTGCGCATCGCCTGCTGGGCGGCTGCGACGGGGTCGGGCTGGCTCGCGCCCGGCGAGCCGAAGCGGGCAAGGAAATCGTCCGTGGACATGCCCGCTGACTTAACTCATTTCGGGCAGCGGAAACAGCTTTCTCAGGCCGCGCGGATATGGCCGAGGAACTGGGCGACCTCCTGGTCGAGGTGGGTCGATTGCTGAGAGAGAGTATCGGCCGATTCGGCGATGTGGCTCGCGGCGGCGTCCGTCTCGGTCGCCATGCGGCTGGCGAACTCGATGTGCTCGCCCGCGACGACCGTTTCGTTCGCGACGCGGCCGAGATTGGCGGCGATGCCGGCCGCGGCCGAGGTCTGTTGCTCGACCACCGCTGCGACCTGGCTCGAAATACGGTTGAGGGAGCCGATTGTCGTATTCATCGTGTCGATTGCAGAGATGGCAGTCCGGCTCGAATAGTGGATCGCGTCGATCTGGGACTGGATCGCCTCCGTCGCGTGCGACGTCTGCTCGGCCAGCGACTTGATCTCCTGCGCGACGACGCTGAAGCCGCCGCGCGCATGGCCGAGCCGCGCCGCCTCGATCGAGGCGTTGAGGGCGAGCAGGTTGGTGTGTTGGGCGATCGTCGAGATCGTCACCACGATGGTGCTGATCTCGTCGGCCTTGCGCGAGAGGTCGGCGACCGAATCGAGCACCGCGCCGGCCTGGCGCGTGGTGTCGCCGACGATGCGCGTCGTTTCCCCAACCTGCCTGTCGACTTCGGCGAAGGAATCGGCGAGCTCCGCCGTGACCTGCCCGACGGCCAGCACGTTCGCCGACATTTCCCGGGAGGATCGCGAGGCCACGGTGGAGCGCGCGGAGACCTCGGCGGCGCCGTTGCGCATGCCCTGCGAGGAAAGGTGCAGCGACTGGATCGACTGCACCAGGTCGCGCGTGATGCCGGTGATCCGTTGCTCGAACTCATTGGCGATGCGGTGCAGGACCTGGCGGCGCTCGCCGGCTGCGCGTGTCGTCGTTTCGGCTACGTCCCGCCGCGCCTCATCCGCCACCTTGCGAGCGACGTCAGCCTCCTGCCGCTCCCGTTCGGTCGTCTGCATCGAGTGCTTGAGGGCCTGCACCATCCAGCTCAAGGCGATCGATTGCACGATGACGATACCCGCATGCAGGAAAACCCGGCCGACATCGTTGCCGTTCGGGAAGACGCCAGCCGCATAGAACAGGCTGACGAGCAGGTGGTGGGCGCCGATCAGAGCTGTCGCCGGAACGAAGATCCGCCAGTCGAGCCAGCCGGCCAGCACCGTCAGCATGGCGAAGAAATACATGTGCATGTCGGACTGGTAGGGATGCTCGCGGAAGGCATAGACCAGCAGCATCACCTGGCCGAGGACGGCGGCGCTGCTGGTCTGCCGGGTGACCCAGCCGGTGCGGTTGGCGAGCCAGGCCAGCGTGGCGATCACGGCAAAGGCCGTGCCGGCGACAGGAATCATCACGTCCTGTCGGAAGGAGACCAGGAAGAGAAGCGCCGCGTTGGCCCAGAGCAGGCCGATCAGGAGCGGGGCGAAGCTATGGCGAAAGCGCTCGACGCTCGTCATCAGATGCTCCAGCGCCGGATGCGGACGCAAAGATGCGCGACTGAACCGTCCAGAACCAGCCAGGCGCCGGATTGGTAGAGTGCGGAGGAGAAGCCGGCAGCATCTGCGATCGTCGTGATCGTGGCGGAGGTGGTGTCGATCTCGATGAGGCTGCCGCCGGCCTGTGCGACCGCCTCCGACATGGCCTTCGCCGTGCTTCCGGCCGGAAAGAAGGCGACCATCGGCCGGCCGGGAACCGGCCGCATCGCGGCCAGGAATGCCGCCAGGACGATCATGACGGCCAGCACGAGCCCGAAGGCTATCTCACGCATGCGAAGCCCCCCGGCTTGCCGACGCTGCTGTGGCAATACTCGCTCAGGTTGCGCTGAATAGGTTTCCGCTGGGTTAAGCCCTCTGCGGAATCTGGGAGGCCGCTCAGGCGCCGAAGCGGTCGCGCCAGGCCGGCAGCGCGCCGGGGAAAGGCAGGGCCGTCGCGGCGTGGATACCGCGCGCCACGGCCCGCGCCAGCACGTCGGCCGCCGTCGCACAGAGCTCGGTCAGCGCGAAGGCGTCGGATGGTGCTCCGCTATAGCCGGTCGCTGCCGCGAAGACGACGTCGCCGTCGAGCGGGGCGTGGGCGGGGCGCAAGGCGCGGCCAAGGCCGTCATGGGCAGCGAGTGCCAGCCGTTTCGCCTGCGCCTTGGTCAGCACGGCATCTGTCGCGACCAACGCGATCGTGGTGTTGCGGCCGGTCCCGCCCTTGAAGCGCAAGGCGGTTTCCGCCGGCGTGATCGCCGCCGGCCAGCCGAGGCGGCCGAATTCGGCCTCGTGCTCGTAGGGCGCGCCCCAGAAATGCGGACCATCGCCGATCGTCGCGCTACCGACGGCGTTGACGGCCACGAGCGCGCCGACGATCTGGCCGGTTGCAGCTCGGGCGCTCGCCGAGCCGAGCCCGCCCTTCAGGTTCACCGTCGTCGCGCCATAGCCGGCGCCTGCGGTGCCGAGCGCAAAATCGGCGCCTGCTGCGGCGGCGGCCTCGG contains the following coding sequences:
- a CDS encoding ATP12 family protein — its product is MSTDDFLARFGSPGASQPDPVAAAQQAMRNPLPARFYKEAGVLERDGLFHVALDGRTARTPARRPLAVGVRDVAEALAAEWHAQAERIDPARMPLTRLVNSALDGVVDQEAAVRAEIVRYAASDALCYRAGEPAELVARQDAVWQPILREVEALIGARFVLSEGVVFAEQPIDTLAAFARKVDAIPAPLALAGAHNVMTLTGSAILMLALANRLIGPDATWDAAHLDEDYQISVWGQDEEAAERRSIRRQEFDAAVLLLAYG
- a CDS encoding methyl-accepting chemotaxis protein: MTSVERFRHSFAPLLIGLLWANAALLFLVSFRQDVMIPVAGTAFAVIATLAWLANRTGWVTRQTSSAAVLGQVMLLVYAFREHPYQSDMHMYFFAMLTVLAGWLDWRIFVPATALIGAHHLLVSLFYAAGVFPNGNDVGRVFLHAGIVIVQSIALSWMVQALKHSMQTTERERQEADVARKVADEARRDVAETTTRAAGERRQVLHRIANEFEQRITGITRDLVQSIQSLHLSSQGMRNGAAEVSARSTVASRSSREMSANVLAVGQVTAELADSFAEVDRQVGETTRIVGDTTRQAGAVLDSVADLSRKADEISTIVVTISTIAQHTNLLALNASIEAARLGHARGGFSVVAQEIKSLAEQTSHATEAIQSQIDAIHYSSRTAISAIDTMNTTIGSLNRISSQVAAVVEQQTSAAAGIAANLGRVANETVVAGEHIEFASRMATETDAAASHIAESADTLSQQSTHLDQEVAQFLGHIRAA
- a CDS encoding P1 family peptidase; this encodes MRNLITDVRGVLIGQAHDAAAATGVTAALFERPAIASAAVLGGGPGTRDTALLEPEMTVEHVDAIVLSGGSAWGLGAADGVMSWLAGQGRGFPVGSFRVPIVPQAILFDLMNGGDKPWARGEGETPYRRLGAEAAAAAGADFALGTAGAGYGATTVNLKGGLGSASARAATGQIVGALVAVNAVGSATIGDGPHFWGAPYEHEAEFGRLGWPAAITPAETALRFKGGTGRNTTIALVATDAVLTKAQAKRLALAAHDGLGRALRPAHAPLDGDVVFAAATGYSGAPSDAFALTELCATAADVLARAVARGIHAATALPFPGALPAWRDRFGA